A part of Paenibacillus sp. IHBB 10380 genomic DNA contains:
- a CDS encoding BlaI/MecI/CopY family transcriptional regulator, producing MESYKLFDAEYKFAYLIWDNEPINSTDLVKLSQTMLGWKKSTTYTVLRKLCERGILKNEEATVTAIVKKTDAQKYESQTVVEKTFNGSLPQFLTAFLGEKKLSEKEAEELKRIIEEATR from the coding sequence ATGGAATCGTACAAATTATTCGATGCCGAATACAAATTTGCATACCTGATTTGGGATAATGAACCCATTAATTCTACAGATCTCGTAAAGCTAAGCCAGACGATGCTTGGCTGGAAGAAGTCCACGACCTATACCGTTTTAAGAAAGCTGTGTGAGCGGGGAATCCTTAAGAACGAGGAAGCAACGGTCACTGCCATTGTTAAAAAAACAGATGCACAGAAATACGAAAGTCAGACGGTTGTTGAAAAAACCTTCAACGGGTCTTTGCCGCAGTTTTTAACCGCTTTTCTAGGTGAAAAGAAACTGTCTGAGAAGGAAGCTGAAGAGTTGAAGCGGATTATTGAGGAGGCAACCCGATGA